A region of Thermococcus piezophilus DNA encodes the following proteins:
- a CDS encoding FAD-dependent oxidoreductase, which yields MKYDVVVIGASAGGLTAAISAKRFYPDKSVLVIKKEQIGMIPCGIPYIFGTFEGVDDDILPAEKFLEPLGVEILVDEVVEIDPKAKVVRTKGRKEIAWEKLVIATGSKPVFLEIPGAKLDGVYTVPKDYHYLKALRERLENAEKVVIVGGGFIALEVGDEIRKLCKDVTLLVRSRLLRASFDPEFSEIVEEKLREAGINIVYGQVERLLGSGKVEKVKLVDGKELDADLVIFSIGYRPNVDLAIKTGLKVTRYGIWTDEYMRTSHPDIFAVGDCVEHRDFFTGKPYGLMLASTATFEARIAGANLFKLQIVRENRRTIGVYSTRVAGLTLAAAGLTEEAAKKEGFEVIIGRAKGPDRHPAKFTDTSMVTVKLIFSRDRGAILGAQIAGGKSVGEMINILALAIQKRLTASELYTLQIATHPLLTASPIGYQIVKAAEDALAKLRT from the coding sequence ATGAAGTACGATGTTGTTGTTATCGGCGCGAGCGCGGGTGGATTAACCGCGGCGATCTCGGCCAAGAGGTTTTACCCTGACAAGAGCGTTCTTGTAATTAAAAAGGAGCAAATCGGCATGATCCCCTGTGGCATTCCCTATATCTTTGGAACCTTCGAGGGCGTTGATGATGATATCCTTCCAGCCGAGAAGTTTCTCGAGCCCCTCGGTGTGGAGATACTCGTTGATGAGGTCGTCGAGATAGATCCGAAGGCCAAGGTCGTGAGGACTAAGGGTAGAAAGGAAATTGCTTGGGAGAAGCTCGTCATAGCAACTGGCTCGAAGCCGGTCTTTCTGGAGATACCCGGGGCCAAACTTGACGGTGTTTACACCGTCCCTAAGGACTACCACTACCTGAAAGCTCTCCGTGAGAGGCTTGAAAATGCCGAGAAAGTAGTCATCGTTGGTGGGGGCTTTATAGCCCTTGAAGTTGGTGACGAGATAAGGAAGCTCTGTAAGGACGTAACTTTGCTCGTTAGGAGCAGACTCTTGAGGGCCTCTTTCGATCCGGAGTTCAGCGAGATTGTTGAGGAGAAGCTCAGGGAGGCAGGTATAAATATCGTCTACGGCCAGGTTGAGAGACTTCTGGGAAGCGGAAAAGTCGAGAAGGTTAAGCTGGTGGACGGCAAAGAGCTTGACGCTGACCTCGTGATATTCTCCATTGGCTACCGCCCGAATGTTGACCTAGCTATCAAAACCGGCCTGAAGGTTACTCGCTACGGCATCTGGACGGACGAGTACATGAGGACTTCTCACCCGGACATCTTTGCAGTCGGTGACTGTGTCGAGCACAGGGACTTCTTCACGGGCAAGCCCTATGGCTTAATGCTCGCATCAACTGCAACCTTTGAGGCAAGAATAGCCGGAGCCAACCTCTTCAAGCTCCAGATAGTCAGGGAGAACAGGAGGACGATAGGCGTTTACTCCACCCGCGTTGCTGGACTAACCCTGGCCGCAGCGGGTCTAACCGAAGAAGCCGCAAAGAAGGAGGGCTTTGAAGTCATCATCGGCCGCGCCAAGGGTCCGGATAGGCATCCAGCAAAGTTCACTGATACCTCCATGGTGACGGTGAAGCTGATATTCTCCAGGGATAGGGGAGCAATCCTTGGGGCCCAGATAGCTGGAGGAAAGAGCGTCGGTGAGATGATAAACATCCTTGCCCTGGCAATACAGAAGCGCCTTACCGCGAGCGAGCTCTACACGCTGCAGATAGCTACCCATCCGCTTCTCACGGCATCGCCCATTGGCTACCAGATAGTCAAGGCTGCTGAAGATGCCCTCGCGAAGCTGAGGACTTGA
- the fni gene encoding type 2 isopentenyl-diphosphate Delta-isomerase, with protein sequence MAVFDKEELTIIRKFEHIEYCLKRNVQAHVSNGFEDVHFVHMSLPEIDKDEIDLSVEFLGRKFDYPIMIAGMTGGTKGSQLAGKINKTLAKAAQELNIPIGVGSQRAMIRKPETWESYYVRDVAPDVFLVGNLGAPQFAETMPGRYGIEEALKAVETIQADALAIHMNPLQESVQPEGDTQYRGVLKALAELKAEFPYPIIAKETGAGVSMEVAIRLESIEIDAIDVGGLGGTSWSGVEYYRAKDEMGKNLALKFWDWGIKTAISVAEVRYATELPIIATGGMRDGITMAKALAMGATFAGVALPLLRPAVKGDVEGVIKVLERYIEEIRNTMFLVGARNVEELRRVPLVITGFTREWLEQRIDLPAYLRDRRI encoded by the coding sequence GTGGCAGTTTTCGATAAGGAAGAGCTCACGATCATCAGGAAGTTCGAGCATATAGAGTACTGCCTTAAGAGGAACGTTCAGGCTCATGTCAGCAATGGTTTTGAGGACGTACACTTCGTCCACATGAGCCTGCCTGAGATAGACAAGGATGAAATCGACCTCAGCGTCGAATTCCTTGGCAGGAAATTTGACTACCCGATAATGATAGCCGGCATGACCGGCGGAACGAAGGGCTCTCAGCTCGCCGGAAAGATAAACAAGACCCTGGCAAAGGCGGCTCAGGAGCTGAACATCCCCATAGGCGTCGGAAGCCAGAGGGCCATGATTAGAAAGCCCGAAACCTGGGAGAGCTACTACGTTAGAGATGTTGCTCCCGACGTCTTCCTCGTTGGCAACCTCGGCGCGCCACAGTTCGCCGAGACAATGCCGGGACGCTATGGTATAGAGGAGGCTCTTAAAGCAGTTGAAACCATTCAGGCCGATGCTCTGGCGATACACATGAACCCCCTCCAAGAGAGCGTCCAGCCCGAGGGAGACACACAGTACCGCGGAGTGCTGAAGGCCCTGGCCGAGCTGAAGGCGGAGTTCCCCTACCCGATAATCGCCAAGGAAACTGGTGCCGGCGTCTCGATGGAGGTCGCGATAAGGCTCGAGAGCATTGAAATAGACGCGATTGACGTCGGCGGTCTCGGCGGAACCAGCTGGAGCGGTGTCGAGTACTACCGTGCCAAGGATGAGATGGGCAAAAACCTGGCCCTGAAGTTCTGGGACTGGGGCATAAAGACCGCCATAAGCGTGGCTGAAGTCAGATACGCCACCGAGCTGCCGATTATAGCCACGGGAGGAATGCGCGACGGAATAACGATGGCGAAGGCACTAGCGATGGGAGCCACCTTCGCCGGCGTTGCCCTACCACTGCTCAGACCAGCGGTTAAGGGCGACGTCGAGGGCGTCATCAAGGTGCTGGAGCGCTACATCGAGGAGATAAGGAACACCATGTTCCTCGTCGGTGCCAGAAACGTCGAGGAGCTGAGGAGGGTTCCACTTGTCATAACAGGCTTCACAAGGGAGTGGCTCGAGCAGAGGATTGACCTGCCTGCTTACCTGCGGGACAGGCGGATTTAA
- a CDS encoding mevalonate kinase, translated as MRVLASAPAKIILFGEHSVVYGKPAIAAAIDLRTYVWAEFNNKGAIKIEAKDIKVPGLTVSFSEDEIYFESDYGKAAEVLSYVRQAIELVREEADKNGNGVTVSITSQIPVGAGLGSSAAVAVATIGAVSRLLGLELSNEEIAKLGHKVELLVQGASSGIDPTVSAIGGFLHYEKGKFEHLPFMELPIVVGYTGSSGSTKELVAMVRKTYEEMPEVIDPILVSMGKIVDKAREVLLSELDDEVRFVQLGRLMNINHGLLDALGVSTKKLSELVYAARTAGALGVKITGAGGGGCMYALAPGKQSEVATAITIAGGTPMITKISDEGLRIEEVLP; from the coding sequence ATGAGGGTTCTCGCATCAGCTCCTGCTAAAATTATCCTATTCGGCGAGCACAGCGTCGTCTATGGAAAACCTGCCATAGCGGCTGCGATAGATCTAAGAACCTATGTCTGGGCAGAGTTTAACAACAAAGGGGCGATAAAGATAGAGGCCAAGGACATCAAGGTGCCCGGATTGACAGTCTCCTTCTCAGAGGACGAGATATACTTCGAGAGCGACTACGGTAAGGCCGCCGAGGTTTTAAGCTACGTCAGACAGGCGATTGAGCTTGTTCGCGAAGAGGCCGACAAGAACGGAAATGGGGTCACAGTCTCTATAACCTCACAGATTCCCGTTGGAGCTGGTTTGGGCTCCTCAGCGGCCGTTGCGGTTGCCACCATTGGTGCGGTCTCAAGGCTTCTCGGCTTGGAGCTGAGCAACGAGGAAATCGCCAAACTTGGCCACAAAGTCGAACTCCTCGTCCAGGGCGCTTCGAGCGGGATAGACCCCACCGTCTCGGCCATAGGCGGCTTCCTTCACTACGAGAAGGGTAAGTTCGAGCACCTTCCCTTTATGGAGCTGCCCATAGTTGTCGGCTACACAGGCTCAAGCGGCTCGACGAAGGAGCTCGTCGCGATGGTAAGAAAAACCTATGAGGAGATGCCCGAAGTTATCGATCCAATCCTAGTGTCAATGGGTAAGATAGTGGACAAGGCAAGGGAAGTTCTCCTCTCTGAGCTCGACGATGAAGTCCGCTTTGTCCAGCTTGGCAGGCTCATGAACATCAACCACGGCCTGCTCGATGCCCTAGGCGTTTCTACCAAGAAGCTCAGCGAGCTTGTTTACGCTGCCAGAACGGCCGGAGCGCTAGGAGTGAAGATAACCGGCGCTGGAGGAGGCGGATGCATGTACGCCCTCGCCCCTGGGAAGCAGAGTGAGGTGGCAACTGCCATAACCATCGCCGGAGGAACGCCGATGATAACTAAAATCAGCGATGAAGGATTGAGGATAGAGGAGGTTCTTCCATGA
- the udp gene encoding uridine phosphorylase yields MGEKFLSAERPQTEEGYQYHIACKPGDAARYVLLPGDPERVPKISSLWDEAKEIAFHREYRTHTGKYKGVPISVTSTGIGGPSTAIAIEELAAIGADTFIRVGSTGAIQPGMEIGDLIIAKAAVRLEGTSRQYVRIEYPAVADLEVTLALIEAAETLGVRYHTGITASTDSFYLGQGRPGLNGYFPSFAKNILDDLRQARVTNFEMEAATLFTLANIYGLRAGCVCAVFANRVTNEFGKAGEKEAALVASEAVKILSEWDEEKEQKGKKVWFPGLRRL; encoded by the coding sequence ATGGGTGAGAAGTTCCTATCTGCCGAGAGGCCGCAGACCGAGGAAGGATATCAGTACCACATAGCATGCAAGCCGGGGGACGCTGCAAGATACGTTCTCCTGCCCGGCGATCCCGAGAGAGTTCCGAAGATAAGCTCTCTATGGGATGAGGCTAAGGAGATAGCCTTCCACAGGGAGTATAGGACACACACCGGAAAATACAAAGGTGTTCCAATCAGCGTTACTTCAACCGGAATAGGCGGACCTTCAACGGCAATAGCGATTGAAGAGCTCGCAGCCATAGGGGCAGATACATTCATTCGAGTCGGCTCAACTGGAGCCATACAGCCGGGAATGGAAATAGGCGACCTTATTATAGCGAAGGCAGCAGTGAGACTCGAGGGGACATCGAGGCAGTACGTTAGAATAGAGTACCCAGCCGTTGCCGACCTGGAGGTTACCCTTGCACTAATCGAGGCCGCCGAGACCCTCGGAGTGCGCTATCACACCGGCATAACCGCCTCGACTGACAGCTTCTACCTCGGTCAGGGAAGACCCGGACTGAACGGCTACTTCCCGAGCTTCGCCAAGAACATCCTTGACGACCTCAGGCAGGCCCGGGTCACCAACTTTGAGATGGAAGCGGCGACCCTCTTCACGCTGGCGAACATCTACGGCCTCAGGGCTGGCTGTGTTTGTGCCGTCTTCGCTAACAGAGTGACCAATGAGTTTGGCAAGGCTGGTGAGAAGGAGGCCGCCTTAGTTGCCAGCGAAGCCGTCAAGATACTCTCCGAATGGGATGAGGAGAAGGAGCAGAAAGGCAAGAAAGTGTGGTTCCCGGGATTGAGGAGGCTTTGA
- a CDS encoding MEMO1 family protein, producing the protein MARYPAVAGSFYPEGEALIEMLEKFFRDLGEHGSERRITAGVVPHAGYIFSGYTASRTFKAIYEDGLPETFVVIGPDHTGLGSPIAVYPGGKWLTPLGEIEVDPEMAKAIAKLSGIADLDELAHKYEHSIEVQLPFIQYLAERAEKEVRIVPISLGIHDEEVVEDLGKAIYEAAKKLGRDIVVIASTDFMHYGPAYGYVPFRARADELPHRVKEWDFRVIQKILDFDVKGMFDEIRKMGHTLCGPGGVGTAVVYSRLAGALEAELLHYTTSFEVSRSTDAIVGYASIVFRK; encoded by the coding sequence ATGGCGAGGTATCCTGCCGTTGCTGGGAGCTTCTATCCAGAGGGTGAGGCGCTCATCGAGATGCTCGAGAAGTTCTTCAGAGACTTGGGTGAGCACGGAAGCGAGAGGAGGATAACAGCGGGTGTTGTGCCTCATGCAGGCTACATATTTTCTGGCTACACAGCTTCAAGAACATTTAAGGCCATCTACGAGGACGGTCTGCCGGAGACCTTTGTAGTCATCGGGCCGGACCACACAGGCCTTGGCTCGCCGATAGCGGTCTATCCTGGCGGTAAATGGCTCACACCGCTCGGCGAGATTGAGGTCGATCCCGAGATGGCCAAGGCCATAGCGAAGCTCTCTGGAATAGCAGACCTCGACGAGCTGGCCCACAAATACGAGCACTCCATTGAGGTTCAGCTGCCCTTCATCCAGTATTTGGCCGAGAGGGCAGAGAAGGAAGTGAGGATAGTGCCGATATCCCTTGGCATCCATGACGAGGAGGTTGTGGAGGATCTTGGCAAGGCAATCTACGAGGCCGCCAAAAAACTCGGCAGGGACATCGTTGTTATAGCGAGCACTGACTTCATGCACTACGGTCCGGCCTATGGCTATGTTCCCTTTAGAGCCAGGGCGGATGAGCTTCCCCACAGGGTCAAGGAGTGGGACTTCAGGGTTATTCAGAAAATCCTCGACTTCGACGTTAAGGGAATGTTCGACGAGATAAGGAAGATGGGCCATACCCTATGTGGGCCTGGGGGAGTTGGAACTGCGGTAGTCTACTCCCGCTTGGCTGGAGCCCTTGAGGCCGAGCTTTTACACTACACGACGAGCTTTGAGGTAAGCAGGAGTACCGATGCAATAGTTGGCTATGCCTCTATAGTCTTCAGGAAGTGA
- a CDS encoding isopentenyl phosphate kinase, with product MIIVKLGGSVISDKNVEKSFHEDVVSQIASEIAQFYPKENFIIVHGGGSYGHPLAKEYNLREGIEPNPESKRIGFSKTHQAMLELNEKIINIFLEKNLPAFSVSTSSVFITEGGSVAYGNVEVLKRLIELRLIPVLFGDVAVDLKKGIDILSGDQIITYLAKMLRPSKVIFLMDVDGIYDGKPDEGSLIWELKVREIDRLIERLSGSAGIDVTGGIANKLRETKEIAQFSEVWFVNGKVSGRLSGAIIGGGTGTKIMP from the coding sequence ATGATAATTGTCAAGCTTGGTGGAAGTGTTATAAGTGACAAAAATGTGGAGAAGTCTTTCCACGAGGACGTCGTGAGCCAGATAGCGAGTGAGATAGCCCAGTTCTATCCAAAGGAGAACTTCATTATCGTCCATGGCGGCGGGAGCTACGGTCATCCCCTCGCGAAGGAGTACAACCTCAGGGAGGGCATCGAGCCGAATCCAGAGAGTAAGCGCATTGGCTTCTCAAAAACTCATCAGGCTATGCTGGAGCTTAACGAGAAGATAATCAACATTTTCCTAGAGAAAAACCTTCCGGCCTTCTCGGTCTCTACGTCCTCGGTCTTCATAACCGAGGGTGGCTCAGTCGCCTATGGTAATGTAGAGGTTCTCAAGAGGCTAATCGAGCTGAGGTTAATCCCAGTTCTCTTCGGCGATGTTGCCGTGGATTTGAAGAAGGGCATAGATATTCTCTCGGGCGACCAGATAATAACCTACCTGGCAAAGATGCTGAGGCCGAGCAAGGTGATATTCCTCATGGACGTGGATGGGATATATGACGGCAAGCCTGACGAAGGAAGTCTCATATGGGAGCTCAAGGTCAGGGAGATTGACAGGCTAATCGAGAGACTCTCTGGCTCGGCTGGAATAGACGTTACAGGCGGCATAGCTAACAAGCTCAGGGAGACGAAGGAGATAGCCCAGTTTTCAGAGGTCTGGTTTGTAAATGGCAAAGTTTCCGGAAGGCTGAGCGGCGCGATCATTGGAGGGGGAACTGGGACGAAAATTATGCCGTGA
- a CDS encoding RNase J family beta-CASP ribonuclease codes for MIKIYTLSGYEEVGKNMTAVEYNGEVVIIDMGIRLDRVLIHEDVNIQQFPTKELQKLGAIPDDSPIRNKKVVAIAFTHGHLDHIGAVGKLAPHYPDVPIYGTPYTIKLAKSEVKSEQYFEVKNPMYETEYGEIVQVSENLAIEFVQITHSIPQAAIVVVHTPEGAVVHTGDFKFDNNSPLGERPDYDRLKELGKEGVKVLIPESTRVAEPTKTPSEAVAQMLLEDFFLYEGMESDGLIATTFASHIARLQELIWIANRMGRQAVLVGRSLAKYTGIAKQLGLIKMKGAKAVRSPNAVRKVLKEVSQARENYLLIVTGHQGEPGAVLTRIANGELYDIGKRDTVVFSAGTIPNPLNRAQRYVLETKLKMKGVRMIKDLHVSGHASREDHRYLLRMLNPENIVPGHGDFRMLTYYAELAEEEGYLIGRDVFVSRNGYTVDIK; via the coding sequence ATGATAAAGATCTACACGCTCAGCGGTTACGAGGAAGTCGGTAAAAACATGACCGCCGTCGAATACAACGGAGAGGTCGTTATAATCGATATGGGAATCAGGCTAGACCGCGTCCTCATCCATGAGGATGTGAACATTCAGCAGTTCCCCACGAAGGAGCTCCAGAAGCTTGGGGCTATTCCTGACGATTCACCAATCAGGAACAAGAAAGTCGTCGCGATAGCCTTTACCCACGGCCATCTCGACCACATAGGTGCCGTCGGCAAGCTCGCTCCCCATTATCCAGACGTGCCGATATATGGAACTCCCTACACCATAAAGCTCGCCAAGAGCGAGGTCAAGAGCGAGCAGTACTTCGAAGTCAAGAACCCGATGTACGAGACAGAATACGGCGAGATAGTCCAGGTGAGCGAGAACTTAGCTATTGAGTTCGTTCAGATTACCCACTCCATCCCTCAAGCTGCCATTGTTGTAGTTCACACGCCTGAAGGCGCCGTTGTCCACACAGGAGATTTTAAGTTCGACAACAACAGTCCTCTCGGCGAGAGGCCCGATTACGACAGGCTTAAAGAGCTTGGGAAGGAAGGTGTCAAGGTTCTTATCCCCGAATCGACGCGCGTTGCTGAACCCACCAAAACGCCGAGCGAAGCAGTTGCTCAGATGCTCCTCGAGGACTTCTTCCTCTATGAAGGCATGGAATCTGACGGACTGATAGCCACAACCTTCGCCAGCCATATAGCACGCCTTCAGGAGCTCATCTGGATAGCCAACAGGATGGGCAGGCAAGCTGTCTTAGTTGGCCGCTCCCTGGCCAAATACACGGGCATAGCCAAGCAGCTTGGTCTCATCAAAATGAAGGGAGCCAAGGCCGTGAGGAGCCCAAACGCGGTCAGGAAGGTTCTAAAAGAGGTTTCCCAGGCAAGGGAGAACTACCTGTTAATAGTCACCGGCCATCAGGGTGAACCTGGTGCCGTTTTAACCAGGATAGCAAATGGGGAGCTCTACGACATAGGCAAGCGCGATACCGTTGTTTTCTCCGCCGGCACCATTCCCAACCCCCTTAACAGGGCCCAGCGCTACGTTCTCGAAACCAAGCTCAAGATGAAGGGCGTTAGGATGATAAAGGATCTCCACGTTTCAGGCCACGCCAGCAGGGAGGACCACCGCTACCTGCTGAGAATGCTCAACCCAGAGAACATAGTCCCTGGCCACGGTGACTTTAGGATGCTCACCTACTACGCTGAGCTGGCCGAGGAGGAGGGCTACCTTATAGGCAGGGATGTCTTCGTCTCGCGCAACGGCTACACTGTGGATATTAAGTAG
- the mtnP gene encoding S-methyl-5'-thioadenosine phosphorylase, which yields MPRIAIIGGSGVYDPKLLANVREEWVSTPYGKVGVKIGEYNEEEIAFLPRHGEGHSVPPHSINYRANIWALYELGVERILSTSAVGSLNEAMKPGDFVILDQLLDFTKTRHYTFYDGENSPHDRKFVAHVDFTDPYCPELRKALISAAKELRFNYHPTGTYACMEGPRFETRAEIRALKILGADVVGMTQCPEAILARELEMCYASVAIVTNFAAGISREKLTHTEVVELMAKKSEEIKYLLMNSIKHIPKERRCSCKDALKGATGE from the coding sequence ATGCCGAGGATAGCCATTATAGGAGGTTCTGGAGTTTACGATCCGAAGCTCTTGGCAAACGTCAGGGAGGAGTGGGTCAGCACGCCCTACGGGAAGGTTGGGGTGAAGATAGGCGAGTACAACGAGGAGGAGATAGCGTTTCTCCCGAGACATGGAGAGGGCCACAGCGTTCCACCGCACAGTATAAACTACCGTGCCAACATCTGGGCCCTGTACGAGCTCGGCGTTGAGAGGATTCTCTCAACGTCCGCCGTTGGTTCTTTGAACGAGGCCATGAAGCCGGGCGATTTCGTTATCCTCGACCAGCTTCTGGACTTCACGAAGACGAGGCACTACACCTTCTACGACGGCGAGAACAGTCCTCACGACAGGAAGTTCGTGGCCCACGTTGATTTCACGGACCCATACTGTCCGGAGCTCAGAAAGGCCCTTATAAGTGCTGCAAAGGAGCTGAGGTTCAATTACCATCCCACTGGGACGTACGCCTGCATGGAAGGGCCGAGGTTTGAGACGAGGGCAGAAATAAGGGCGCTTAAGATACTCGGTGCCGACGTCGTTGGCATGACGCAGTGTCCTGAGGCGATTCTCGCAAGGGAGCTTGAGATGTGCTACGCCAGCGTGGCCATAGTTACCAACTTCGCTGCAGGGATAAGCAGGGAGAAGCTCACCCACACTGAGGTCGTCGAGCTGATGGCAAAGAAGAGTGAGGAGATAAAGTACTTGCTCATGAATTCCATTAAACACATTCCGAAAGAGCGCCGCTGCAGTTGCAAGGACGCCCTTAAGGGCGCGACTGGAGAGTGA